A genomic window from Leishmania braziliensis MHOM/BR/75/M2904 complete genome, chromosome 19 includes:
- a CDS encoding putative glycerol uptake protein, protein MAGHDPSNHISAPRRSSPAPLSRTRFSAATLEREKVCKDEPEAIVKDLSLNSLTSPGSPSSSFRGFTALLPLASTPVSPPYCTAPPLSMPRLRLLSFTTELGIGASVYNSIYPRLCTIEYLLSVAMVIYLCAYAFCTLRVFCAKNIHHYLRDLLAPNTFLRRYNAIGYDKHVDSQWGRFTQQYTTLVELSAFMGATTFLCRCVSSTSMSRAPSTADSISSYDISQNGLAGTTNGAVTNIGTRGGRLPAESSASDVRASKLVSLALRVWRIIAGHSWSIPAFYTVTGFIFVAAVHGPHFFLPLLLIIANYVIFLRLQRLCPYWLFMATMWATHVAGLYIIEIANGFEGTYWLQYFFTTSADEALNLLGYEQKPL, encoded by the coding sequence atggCTGGTCACGACCCGTCAAATCATATTTCTGCTCCGAGAAGATCGTCACCTGCGCCGCTCTCTCGTACACGCTTCTCGGCAGCAACCCTGGAACGAGAAAAAGTGTGCAAGGATGAACCAGAGGCGATTGTAAAAGACCTCTCGCTCAACTCGCTTACCTCGCCGGGGTCACCCTCGTCCTCCTTCCGAGGTTTCACCGCGCTGTTACCATTGGCATCCACTCCCGTCTCGCCACCATACtgcactgcgccgccgctatCCATGCCGCGTCTGCGCCTGCTGAGCTTCACAACGGAGCTCGGCATCGGGGCATCCGTCTACAACAGCATTTACCCTCGTCTGTGTACCATCGAGTATCTCCTCTCTGTTGCGATGGTCATCTACCTCTGCGCCTACGCTTTCTGCACGCTTCGGGTCTTCTGCGCGAAGAATATTCATCACTATCTCAGAGACCTTCTGGCACCCAATACTTTCCTCCGCCGCTACAACGCCATCGGCTACGATAAACACGTAGACAGTCAGTGGGGGCGGTTCACTCAGCAGTACACAACGCTGGTAGAGCTCTCTGCTTTCATGGGTGCAACAAccttcctctgccgctgcgtgtcGAGCACTTCCATGAGccgcgcaccctcgacgGCTGACTCGATCTCATCATATGACATCAGCCAAAATGGGCTTGCCGGCACTACGAACGGCGCTGTCACCAACATCGGCACTCGGGGAGGAAGGCTGCCTGCAGAAAGCAGTGCTTCTGACGTTCGTGCAAGCAAGCTCGTGTCACTCGCGTTACGTGTGTGGCGTATCATCGCCGGGCATTCATGGAGTATCCCTGCGTTCTACACCGTCACAGGATTCATTTTTGTGGCCGCTGTGCACGGCCCGCACTTCTTCCTTCCACTGCTCCTCATCATCGCCAACTACGTCATCTTCttgcggctgcagcgcctgtgcCCCTACTGGCTCTTCATGGCCACCATGTGGGCCACGCACGTCGCCGGCCTGTACATCATCGAGATCGCCAATGGGTTCGAGGGGACGTACTGGCTCCAGTACTTCTTCACCACGAGTGCTGATGAGGCGCTGAATCTCCTCGGATATGAGCAGAAGCCTCTGTGA